From the genome of Candidatus Binatia bacterium, one region includes:
- a CDS encoding aldehyde dehydrogenase family protein, with translation MEPARTEWALKWIADLKRSYVGGEWAAPGDVVRETINPTTGRTHGAFGVADGQEIDRAVAAARGAFASGAWPKLSRRERARCLRRMGELVRANRAELATLIALENGKLYREAYEDDMPDTADVFDYYAGWTDKYYGETCPVDGPFVNFTQRVPVGVCGLIVPWNFPLLLAAWKLAPALAMGNSAVVKPSPFTPFSLLRFVEILHADGTLPPGVVNVVLGDVEAGERLTRHPGIDKIAFTGSTATGRRILVGAAESNLKTVTLELGGKSPNIVFDDVPDLAFAVDRSFHLMFSQKGEKCSEPTRFLLQKGIYERVVEALVARAAKAVCGDPFDPRSEQGPQCNRPHFDRILHAIDDGVRSGARLLVGGERDSTGANAEGFFVRPTIFANVDPHSRLAQEEIFGPVLCVAPFADEAEAVALANNTSYGLAAGVWSGDVARAHRVAQALDAGMIFINRYGCYDFASPFGGVRQSGWGHEMGIHSLEAYTRLKSVWVRLSDP, from the coding sequence ATGGAACCCGCACGCACCGAGTGGGCGCTCAAGTGGATCGCCGACCTGAAGCGATCGTACGTCGGAGGGGAGTGGGCCGCTCCGGGCGACGTTGTCCGCGAAACGATTAATCCGACGACCGGCCGGACGCACGGCGCGTTTGGCGTGGCGGATGGGCAGGAAATTGACCGCGCCGTCGCCGCGGCCCGCGGTGCCTTCGCAAGCGGGGCCTGGCCGAAGCTGAGTCGCCGCGAGCGGGCCCGCTGTCTCAGGCGCATGGGCGAACTGGTGCGGGCGAACCGTGCCGAACTGGCCACTCTCATCGCCCTCGAGAACGGCAAGCTTTACCGCGAAGCCTACGAAGACGACATGCCCGACACGGCCGACGTCTTCGACTATTACGCGGGCTGGACCGACAAGTACTACGGCGAAACCTGCCCGGTGGATGGGCCGTTCGTGAACTTCACACAGCGCGTGCCGGTGGGTGTCTGCGGGCTCATCGTGCCCTGGAACTTTCCCCTGCTGCTGGCCGCCTGGAAGCTTGCGCCGGCGCTGGCGATGGGCAACTCGGCGGTGGTCAAGCCCTCGCCGTTCACGCCCTTTTCTCTGCTGCGCTTCGTCGAGATATTGCACGCCGACGGCACTCTGCCGCCGGGTGTCGTCAACGTCGTCCTCGGCGACGTCGAAGCCGGAGAGCGCCTGACCCGCCATCCCGGTATCGACAAGATCGCATTTACCGGGAGCACGGCGACCGGGCGCCGCATCCTGGTCGGCGCGGCGGAGTCGAACCTGAAGACGGTTACGCTGGAGCTCGGCGGCAAGTCGCCGAACATCGTGTTCGACGATGTCCCCGACCTGGCCTTCGCCGTCGATCGGTCCTTCCATCTGATGTTCTCCCAGAAGGGGGAGAAGTGCTCGGAGCCGACACGTTTTCTGCTGCAGAAAGGCATCTACGAGCGCGTCGTCGAGGCGCTCGTCGCGCGCGCGGCAAAGGCGGTCTGCGGCGACCCGTTCGATCCACGCAGCGAGCAGGGCCCGCAGTGCAACCGCCCGCATTTCGACCGCATACTGCATGCCATCGACGACGGCGTCCGCAGCGGCGCCCGGTTGCTGGTGGGGGGCGAACGCGACAGCACGGGCGCCAATGCGGAGGGGTTCTTCGTCCGCCCGACGATCTTTGCGAATGTGGACCCGCACAGCCGCCTTGCACAGGAGGAGATCTTCGGGCCCGTGTTGTGCGTCGCGCCGTTCGCGGACGAGGCGGAGGCAGTGGCCCTTGCCAACAACACGTCGTACGGTCTCGCCGCGGGAGTGTGGTCGGGGGATGTGGCACGGGCGCATCGCGTTGCGCAGGCGCTCGACGCGGGCATGATCTTCATCAACCGTTACGGTTGCTACGACTTCGCCAGCCCGTTCGGTGGAGTGAGGCAGAGCGGATGGGGACACGAGATGGGCATCCATTCGCTCGAAGCCTACACCAGGCTCAAGTCGGTTTGGGTTCGCCTTTCGGATCCCTGA
- a CDS encoding IPTL-CTERM sorting domain-containing protein — MRISRAAVVTCFVGIALGLPAYGQANKLYGNSAGSNRIDTIDPQTGALLQSCSPGKGNGRGIVVVGNVAYFTVADSNNIYIMDINTCADLGVAFSVPGVTGLSTIAFDGTNFWVGDYSGPNKAYYFSPTGTLLNTVTLANCTSYCDGLEFFNGKLISNRGDAVNAPYDVYDTNGNLLQPAFITPGFQATGIAFDGTNFYVSDIFNSQVGVFDGNTGAYIKTVTLTGGSGFLIEDLSFDYQERPDTGGGGQAIGAPTLGQGGLAVLCLALVGGGARIVRRRRRRA, encoded by the coding sequence ATGAGGATCTCGCGCGCGGCGGTCGTTACGTGCTTCGTCGGTATCGCCCTGGGGTTGCCGGCCTACGGTCAGGCCAACAAGCTTTACGGAAACAGTGCCGGCTCCAACCGCATAGATACCATCGACCCTCAAACGGGGGCTCTCTTGCAGAGCTGCTCGCCCGGCAAGGGCAACGGCCGTGGCATAGTGGTGGTCGGCAATGTGGCGTATTTCACCGTCGCCGACAGCAACAACATCTACATAATGGACATCAACACGTGCGCGGACCTCGGCGTGGCCTTCTCGGTTCCGGGCGTTACGGGTCTATCCACGATCGCCTTTGACGGCACCAATTTCTGGGTCGGCGATTACTCGGGTCCCAACAAGGCCTACTACTTCAGCCCGACCGGGACCCTGCTCAACACCGTCACGCTGGCTAACTGCACCAGTTATTGCGATGGGCTGGAGTTCTTCAACGGCAAGCTGATCTCGAACCGCGGCGATGCGGTCAATGCGCCTTACGACGTCTACGACACCAACGGCAACCTCCTGCAGCCGGCGTTCATCACGCCGGGGTTCCAGGCTACCGGTATCGCTTTCGACGGCACCAACTTCTACGTGTCCGACATCTTCAACTCCCAGGTCGGCGTGTTCGACGGTAACACCGGGGCTTACATCAAGACGGTCACTCTGACCGGCGGTAGCGGGTTTCTGATCGAGGACCTTTCCTTCGATTATCAGGAGCGGCCGGACACCGGCGGCGGGGGGCAGGCCATCGGTGCGCCGACACTGGGGCAAGGCGGGCTTGCCGTGCTGTGCCTCGCATTGGTCGGCGGCGGCGCTCGCATCGTCCGAAGACGCCGTCGCCGGGCTTGA